A DNA window from Bacteroides cellulosilyticus contains the following coding sequences:
- a CDS encoding bifunctional metallophosphatase/5'-nucleotidase, with translation MKRYILLTLAVCCLLPASAQQSTREISEEPLCLLAPDSAQKTKQLVILQTSDTHSRIEPIAVNAADRYAGMGGTVRRTTFIKEARKVNPDLLLFDCGDISQGTPYYNLFQGEVEVKMMNLMGYDAMTIGNHEFDFGLENMARLFRMANFPVVCANYDVTGTVLEGLVKPYTTFSRNGLKIGVFGLAPKMEGLVQADKCEGVVYNDPIEAAQKTTDLLKNQEGCDVVICLSHLGYQLKGAPCDEELAQKTNNIDAILGGHTHTFMKEPAIYLNKDGKNVPVMHTGRSGIYVGMLKLTLAEEESQPSL, from the coding sequence ATGAAACGATATATTCTTTTAACGTTGGCAGTCTGCTGCCTTCTTCCGGCATCAGCACAACAATCTACCCGGGAAATCTCCGAGGAACCCCTTTGTCTGCTGGCTCCCGACTCTGCACAGAAAACCAAACAACTGGTGATTCTGCAAACAAGTGACACACATAGCCGCATTGAGCCTATTGCTGTAAATGCTGCCGACCGCTATGCCGGTATGGGCGGAACCGTGCGACGGACCACCTTTATTAAAGAGGCGCGCAAGGTGAACCCTGATCTGTTGTTGTTCGATTGTGGAGATATCTCCCAAGGAACTCCTTACTATAATCTGTTCCAGGGGGAAGTAGAAGTCAAGATGATGAACCTTATGGGCTACGATGCCATGACGATTGGTAATCATGAGTTTGATTTCGGTCTGGAGAATATGGCACGTCTGTTCCGTATGGCAAACTTTCCGGTGGTATGTGCCAACTATGACGTAACAGGTACGGTACTGGAAGGACTGGTGAAACCTTATACTACTTTCAGCCGCAACGGATTGAAGATCGGTGTCTTTGGTCTTGCTCCGAAGATGGAAGGATTGGTGCAGGCCGATAAATGTGAAGGTGTGGTTTATAATGATCCGATAGAAGCGGCACAGAAGACGACGGATCTGCTGAAGAACCAGGAAGGTTGCGATGTTGTTATTTGCTTGTCGCATCTGGGTTATCAGCTTAAAGGTGCTCCTTGCGACGAAGAACTGGCGCAGAAAACAAATAATATTGATGCCATATTGGGCGGACATACCCATACTTTCATGAAAGAACCCGCTATCTACTTGAATAAAGACGGTAAGAATGTACCTGTGATGCACACAGGAAGAAGTGGAATTTATGTGGGAATGTTGAAACTGACACTTGCAGAAGAAGAATCCCAACCATCATTATAG
- a CDS encoding transposase has translation MKYSKKKYNYYSDDERMSYIREYLSSPESKSQFCKRNGFCAKLLTYWLNKYQMEDKVMGISPKPVNSDAIDSSISELQKELSLLRAENRKLHRALADESLRHEACEELINLAESTYHIKVRKNSDAK, from the coding sequence ATGAAATATTCGAAAAAGAAGTACAACTATTACAGTGATGATGAACGAATGTCTTATATTCGTGAATATTTATCAAGTCCCGAGAGCAAATCTCAGTTTTGTAAGCGTAACGGCTTTTGTGCCAAGCTTCTTACTTATTGGCTTAACAAGTATCAAATGGAAGACAAAGTTATGGGTATATCACCTAAACCGGTAAATAGCGATGCTATTGATTCTAGTATTTCTGAGCTCCAGAAAGAACTATCGCTATTGCGTGCTGAGAACCGTAAACTTCATCGGGCTCTTGCTGATGAGAGTTTACGTCATGAGGCGTGCGAAGAACTCATCAATCTTGCTGAATCCACGTATCATATCAAGGTACGAAAAAACTCCGATGCCAAGTAA
- a CDS encoding IS3 family transposase, translating to MSQRHSTRRKHGCIKFLCDYFGITRQGYYKHVNRHLEVDILTTSIVLYCKELLELMPKAGMRELYACCVSKFGPKMVIGRDRCYDIFRSNGLCQRTSRKRPKTTNSNHNYYIYPDLLNVTPKFVATRLGAMVVADITYVNTGQGWAYLSLLTDAASRAIVGYALYKTLETEGPLKALEMAISFYEKYHIDMSTLIHHSDRGVQYCSNKYVERLKEHQINISMTQCGDPLHNALAERMNNTIKNGWLFDCDDESFEQVSKRIEDAVYVYNHVRPHQGINMRTPMEVLRETVEFTA from the coding sequence TTGTCACAGAGGCACTCAACCCGACGCAAACATGGTTGTATAAAGTTCCTCTGTGATTACTTCGGCATAACCCGACAAGGTTATTACAAGCATGTGAACCGGCATTTGGAGGTTGATATCCTTACCACAAGCATCGTGTTGTACTGCAAGGAACTGTTGGAACTCATGCCTAAAGCTGGTATGCGCGAGTTATACGCCTGCTGCGTGAGTAAGTTTGGACCAAAGATGGTTATAGGTCGTGATCGTTGTTATGACATTTTTCGCTCCAATGGTTTGTGTCAACGTACAAGTCGCAAGCGTCCTAAAACAACGAATTCGAACCATAATTACTATATCTACCCCGATCTGTTGAATGTTACACCCAAATTTGTCGCTACGCGATTGGGCGCTATGGTAGTGGCGGATATAACCTACGTAAACACCGGTCAGGGCTGGGCTTACCTCTCGTTGCTTACCGATGCGGCAAGTCGTGCCATCGTGGGATATGCGCTTTACAAAACTCTTGAGACGGAGGGACCCTTGAAAGCTTTGGAGATGGCAATATCATTCTATGAGAAGTATCACATAGACATGAGCACTCTTATTCATCATTCCGACCGGGGTGTCCAGTATTGCTCAAATAAATATGTAGAGAGGCTTAAAGAGCATCAAATCAACATCAGTATGACGCAGTGTGGTGATCCTTTGCATAATGCATTGGCTGAAAGAATGAACAACACCATTAAAAACGGTTGGCTATTCGACTGTGATGATGAGAGCTTCGAGCAAGTAAGCAAGCGCATTGAAGATGCTGTATATGTATATAATCATGTGCGGCCTCATCAAGGGATAAACATGAGGACACCTATGGAAGTGCTCAGAGAAACGGTAGAATTTACAGCATAA
- a CDS encoding glycoside hydrolase family 3 N-terminal domain-containing protein, with product MKKLFLFLLILFSCCARFDAQTHRLPAPQSPVAPVEPILMRPFTNDARCRQWVDSVLNKMSLKERIGQLFIYTIAPQQDKANRDLLRKVVDDYKVGGLLFSGGLMENQVALTNEAQKMADIPLMVTFDGEWGLSMRLRGTPVFPRNMVLGCIQNDSLLYEYGREMARQCRELGVQVNFAPVADVNINPKNPVINTRSFGESPVNVADKVIAYARGLEDGGVLSVSKHFPGHGDTDVDSHHSLPKLSFSRARLDSVELYPFRKAIQAGLSGMMVGHLEVPVLEPKRGVPSSLSRKVVHDLLTQEMQFKGLVFTDALAMKGVSANNTSICLQALQAGHDLLLVPRRIKEELEAILDAVKSGELTEAEIEAKCRKVLTYKYALGLSKKPFVRLSGLGNRINTAHTRDLIRRLNQEAITVLRNKNNVLPLDADTREVAVLNVGDAKEVQPFLKELSGYINSAGTEGSPTVFQLKKDLQPAARKLLRDSLSQYKRILVCVTEHRLAPYQPFFAEFTHDVPVVYLLFIPGKQMLQIRRAVSAADAVVLAHSSIDDVQCRTAKILYGDATADGRLSASISNLFATGTGQVITPKTPLHFVPDEYGVNSRLLTRIDEIAKEGIKEGAYPGCQIVILKDGKEMYNKAFGTHTWPGASANRLSASVIPGATLPVSPTDVYDLASLTKTTATLLAVMKLYDKGRLNLTDRVSDYLPWLQDTDKKDITVRQLLLHESGLPSTLLFYLEAIDKESYEGTLFKAKPDAAHSAQIGVRTWANPKFKFQKGLMSKVRTAEHTLQVSDSLWLNRSFKEAYRQKIIETPLRDRRYRYSCVGFILLQQLVEARTGMSMDAFLEQEFYAPMGLKRTGYLPLRGAATAGTVYAGIVSGGHAPLSKAEIIPSSFDPFLRKTVLQGFVHDESAAFQGGVSGNAGLFSNATEVARIYQMLLNGGELDGKRYLSPETCRVFTTTVSRISRRGLGFDKPDRQNPAKSPCAAATPSTVYGHTGFTGTCAWVDPTNGLVYVFLCNRIYPNVWNTKLMKMDIRTRIQEVMYQAVK from the coding sequence ATGAAGAAACTATTCCTATTCCTCTTGATACTATTCAGTTGTTGTGCCCGTTTTGATGCTCAGACACATCGCTTGCCGGCACCGCAATCTCCTGTTGCGCCTGTTGAACCTATCCTGATGCGTCCCTTTACCAATGATGCCCGCTGCCGGCAGTGGGTGGACTCAGTGCTCAACAAGATGAGTCTGAAAGAACGTATCGGACAGCTATTCATTTATACCATTGCCCCCCAACAGGATAAAGCGAACCGCGACCTGTTGCGCAAAGTAGTGGACGACTACAAAGTGGGTGGTCTGCTTTTTTCCGGTGGTTTAATGGAAAACCAGGTGGCACTGACTAATGAAGCGCAGAAAATGGCGGATATTCCGTTGATGGTTACCTTTGACGGTGAGTGGGGACTTTCCATGCGTTTGCGGGGTACACCGGTGTTTCCGCGAAATATGGTTCTGGGCTGTATACAAAACGACAGCCTGCTCTATGAGTACGGGCGCGAGATGGCCCGGCAGTGCCGTGAGCTTGGCGTGCAAGTCAACTTTGCTCCCGTGGCAGATGTGAATATCAATCCGAAGAATCCCGTTATCAATACCCGCTCTTTTGGAGAAAGTCCGGTAAATGTGGCGGATAAAGTGATAGCTTATGCACGTGGGCTGGAAGATGGCGGTGTACTTTCCGTAAGTAAGCATTTTCCCGGTCATGGAGATACGGATGTGGATTCGCATCATTCATTGCCGAAGCTGTCGTTTTCGCGTGCACGTCTGGACAGCGTGGAGCTTTATCCGTTCAGAAAGGCGATTCAGGCCGGACTGTCCGGTATGATGGTGGGACATTTGGAAGTGCCGGTGCTTGAGCCGAAACGGGGAGTGCCTTCTTCGCTTTCGCGCAAAGTGGTGCATGATTTGTTGACGCAGGAGATGCAGTTCAAAGGGTTGGTGTTTACGGATGCACTTGCCATGAAGGGAGTATCTGCCAATAACACGAGTATTTGCTTGCAGGCGTTGCAGGCGGGGCACGACCTGCTGCTTGTTCCCCGGCGGATAAAGGAAGAGTTGGAAGCTATACTGGATGCCGTGAAGAGCGGTGAGTTGACAGAAGCGGAAATCGAAGCGAAGTGCCGGAAGGTGCTTACCTATAAATATGCTCTCGGATTGTCGAAGAAACCTTTTGTCCGTCTTTCCGGTTTGGGAAACCGTATCAATACGGCACATACGCGTGATCTGATACGGCGTCTGAACCAGGAGGCGATCACTGTGCTGAGAAATAAAAACAATGTGCTTCCGCTGGATGCGGATACCCGTGAAGTGGCGGTGCTCAATGTGGGGGATGCGAAAGAGGTACAGCCGTTCCTGAAAGAACTCTCCGGATATATAAATTCCGCCGGGACGGAAGGAAGTCCCACCGTCTTTCAGCTGAAGAAAGACTTGCAGCCTGCTGCACGCAAGCTGTTGCGTGATTCATTGTCACAATATAAACGTATTCTTGTCTGCGTCACGGAACATCGCCTGGCACCCTACCAACCCTTCTTTGCCGAGTTTACTCACGATGTGCCGGTGGTTTATCTGCTTTTTATTCCCGGTAAACAGATGTTGCAGATACGCCGGGCAGTGTCGGCTGCGGACGCCGTAGTATTGGCGCATTCTTCGATAGATGATGTGCAGTGCCGGACAGCCAAAATACTTTATGGAGATGCAACAGCCGACGGACGCCTTTCGGCAAGCATAAGCAATTTGTTTGCCACAGGTACGGGGCAGGTTATTACTCCGAAGACACCGCTCCACTTTGTGCCCGATGAGTATGGAGTGAACTCTCGTCTGCTGACCCGTATCGATGAGATTGCGAAAGAAGGGATTAAGGAAGGTGCCTATCCCGGTTGCCAGATCGTGATATTGAAAGATGGAAAGGAAATGTATAATAAGGCATTCGGAACGCATACCTGGCCGGGCGCTTCTGCCAACAGACTTTCTGCATCCGTTATTCCGGGTGCTACCTTGCCGGTATCCCCGACGGATGTTTATGACCTTGCTTCGCTGACAAAGACTACGGCAACACTGCTTGCCGTCATGAAGCTGTATGATAAAGGGCGTCTGAATCTTACTGACCGTGTGTCGGACTATCTGCCTTGGCTTCAGGATACGGATAAAAAGGATATTACTGTCCGGCAATTACTGTTACATGAGTCCGGATTGCCTTCCACGTTGTTATTCTATCTGGAAGCTATCGATAAGGAAAGTTATGAAGGAACTCTTTTCAAGGCAAAGCCCGATGCCGCACATTCCGCACAGATCGGTGTACGTACCTGGGCAAACCCGAAGTTCAAGTTCCAGAAGGGGCTGATGTCTAAGGTACGGACGGCAGAGCACACATTGCAGGTTTCTGATAGCTTATGGCTGAATCGTTCCTTCAAGGAGGCATATCGGCAGAAGATTATAGAAACTCCGTTGCGTGACCGCCGCTATAGGTATAGTTGTGTCGGCTTCATCCTGTTGCAGCAGTTGGTGGAAGCGCGTACGGGAATGTCGATGGATGCTTTTCTGGAGCAGGAGTTCTATGCTCCGATGGGACTGAAACGTACCGGATACCTGCCGCTGCGAGGTGCAGCTACTGCGGGAACGGTTTATGCCGGCATTGTTTCCGGTGGCCATGCTCCTCTGTCGAAAGCCGAAATTATACCTTCTTCCTTTGATCCTTTCTTGCGGAAGACTGTTCTTCAGGGCTTTGTACATGATGAGTCGGCAGCCTTCCAGGGTGGTGTATCGGGGAATGCCGGACTATTCTCTAATGCAACGGAAGTAGCGCGAATTTATCAGATGTTGCTGAATGGTGGTGAACTGGATGGCAAGCGTTATCTGAGTCCGGAGACTTGCCGTGTATTTACTACTACGGTTTCGCGCATCAGCCGCCGTGGTCTGGGATTTGATAAGCCCGACCGTCAGAATCCGGCAAAGAGCCCATGCGCTGCTGCTACCCCTTCTACCGTCTATGGTCATACCGGCTTTACGGGTACTTGTGCTTGGGTAGACCCGACGAACGGCCTTGTTTACGTCTTCCTGTGTAATCGCATTTATCCCAATGTATGGAATACGAAACTGATGAAGATGGATATTCGTACACGAATACAGGAGGTGATGTATCAGGCGGTGAAATAG
- a CDS encoding porin family protein, with the protein MKTIKYLSVRVLAITALALVFAMPAKAQLTDNGYANIDWQFNFPLSNHFADKASGWGMSFEGGYYVTPNIALGAFLAYHSNHEYFGRQTLPVGEGGSINTDQQHTLFQLPFGLAGRYTFDRGSAFQPYVGVKVGPQYAEIKSTFNVYEANKSTWGFYVSPEIGINIYPWAYGPGLHVAAYYSYGTNKGDLFTYSVDGLSNFGLRLGIAF; encoded by the coding sequence ATGAAAACAATAAAATATCTTTCCGTGAGAGTACTGGCAATCACTGCCCTGGCTCTCGTCTTCGCCATGCCGGCAAAGGCACAATTAACCGATAACGGTTATGCCAACATCGATTGGCAATTCAACTTCCCCCTGAGCAACCACTTCGCTGATAAAGCCAGCGGATGGGGTATGAGTTTTGAAGGCGGTTACTATGTGACTCCGAATATTGCTCTTGGTGCCTTCCTGGCCTACCACAGCAACCACGAATACTTCGGTCGCCAGACACTTCCCGTAGGTGAAGGCGGTAGCATCAATACCGACCAACAGCACACATTGTTCCAATTGCCTTTCGGCCTTGCCGGACGTTATACTTTCGACCGCGGTAGCGCTTTCCAACCTTACGTTGGTGTGAAGGTAGGTCCTCAATATGCCGAAATCAAGTCTACTTTCAATGTGTACGAAGCTAACAAGAGCACCTGGGGCTTCTACGTATCACCGGAAATTGGTATCAACATCTACCCATGGGCTTATGGTCCGGGTCTGCACGTTGCCGCTTACTATAGCTACGGCACGAACAAGGGAGACTTGTTCACATACAGTGTAGATGGTTTGAGCAACTTCGGTTTACGCCTGGGTATTGCATTCTAA
- a CDS encoding glycoside hydrolase family 3 N-terminal domain-containing protein, translating into MKRTILLMLAVLLWGGTSLLHAQAEAPFLPSAADARCKQWVDSVFSGLNLQEKVGQLIVTTFPAKADKQRKKQIRDLVKKYKIGGLLFAEGTPEEQAILTNTAQKNSKVPVMITFDGEWGLSMRLEGTPYFPKNAALGCIEDNQLIYEYGREVAREFRELGVHVNFAPDADVNTNPLNPVIHVRSFGEDPKKVAEKVLAYSRGLESGGVLSVSKHFPGHGDTDVDSHKGLPVLYYNRERLDSVELYPFREMVRAGLGGVMVGHLQVPALEPDAKTASSLSRNVVTGLLKDEMGFQGLVFTDALDMKGVSSVPQLTTKALLAGNDMVLVQYNTANAVQEVLSAVKEGVLSEKEVEAKCRKILTYKYLLGLRRPRPQLQVSGMSYRIHTDEAKALVTRLRQASVTVLGNHFGILPLTPVGGAPIALLSIGEGKDSVFVDEMKKLSPVPMECFRLTRETSEDGRRELARKLADYRRIVVSVSGKDADVVAYADFLAGLDLSVPLVYAFFTSYRGMQPLEPALNEASAVVLGHSSEADIQQYVAGVIFAKVPAQGKLSMSIGSLYQAGEGSVITPGMKPGSIIPEDFGMKSNELHRIDAIVRAGLAAGAYPGCQVLVLKDGQTVYDKCFGIHSDKDTTAVRPTDLFDLASLTKTTATLLAVMKLYDGGKLKLTDKVSQYLPFLRSTNKKNITIKDLLLHESGLPPYIRFYLEAIDPNSVHGPYAQSWVDEWHRTRVSEHSYYCSDFKFKKGLVSEKESSVYNLHVADKMWLNKSFKNTILQKIARCEMDSKRYVYSDLGFILLQQVVESIVKLPMDLYLAKEFYAPMGLQRTMYLPLQKYSKEEIMPTAANDFLRRQDLCGYVHDEAAACMGGISGNAGLFSTASEVAKIYQMILNGGEWNGKRYLSEATCRLFTTETSAISRRGLGFDKPNLKDLKNSPCAASATAAVYGHTGFTGTCVWVDPEHGTVYVFLSNRLCPNVWNTKLGEMNIRTDIQEVIYKSLK; encoded by the coding sequence ATGAAAAGAACAATTCTCTTGATGTTGGCTGTCCTTTTATGGGGTGGCACATCCTTGCTTCATGCCCAGGCAGAAGCCCCTTTTCTACCTTCAGCGGCAGATGCACGTTGCAAACAGTGGGTAGATTCCGTATTTTCCGGTCTGAACCTGCAAGAGAAAGTGGGGCAGTTGATTGTCACCACCTTCCCGGCCAAGGCGGATAAGCAGAGAAAAAAGCAGATACGTGATCTTGTGAAGAAGTATAAGATCGGAGGTCTGCTCTTTGCCGAAGGCACGCCGGAAGAACAGGCAATACTGACGAATACTGCGCAGAAGAACTCCAAAGTTCCCGTTATGATCACTTTTGACGGTGAGTGGGGGCTCTCCATGCGTCTGGAAGGTACACCTTATTTCCCAAAGAATGCGGCTCTGGGCTGCATTGAAGACAATCAGCTGATTTATGAATACGGCCGTGAAGTGGCACGGGAGTTTCGCGAACTGGGTGTGCACGTCAATTTTGCACCTGATGCGGATGTGAATACCAATCCTTTGAATCCGGTGATTCATGTACGTTCGTTCGGTGAAGATCCGAAGAAAGTAGCCGAAAAGGTGCTGGCTTACAGTCGTGGATTGGAAAGTGGTGGCGTGCTGTCCGTAAGCAAACATTTTCCCGGTCATGGAGATACGGACGTGGACTCGCATAAGGGACTGCCGGTGCTCTACTATAATCGTGAACGTTTGGATAGCGTCGAGCTGTATCCGTTCCGCGAAATGGTGCGTGCCGGATTGGGCGGTGTGATGGTAGGTCATTTGCAGGTGCCTGCTTTGGAACCGGACGCCAAAACGGCATCTTCACTTTCCAGAAATGTAGTAACGGGATTACTGAAAGATGAAATGGGTTTTCAGGGCTTGGTGTTTACAGATGCGTTGGATATGAAAGGTGTTTCGTCTGTGCCCCAGCTTACTACAAAAGCCCTACTTGCCGGAAATGATATGGTACTGGTGCAGTACAACACCGCAAACGCTGTACAGGAAGTGCTGAGTGCAGTGAAAGAGGGTGTTCTCTCTGAGAAAGAAGTGGAAGCGAAATGTCGTAAGATACTTACTTATAAATATTTGTTAGGCTTGCGCCGGCCACGCCCGCAGTTGCAAGTTAGCGGAATGAGCTATCGTATCCATACGGATGAGGCGAAGGCTCTGGTAACCAGGTTGCGCCAAGCCTCCGTTACGGTGCTTGGCAATCATTTCGGGATATTGCCTTTGACACCGGTCGGTGGTGCTCCTATTGCTCTTCTGAGTATAGGCGAAGGCAAAGACAGTGTTTTTGTGGATGAGATGAAGAAATTATCTCCAGTTCCTATGGAGTGTTTTCGTTTGACAAGAGAAACGTCGGAAGATGGCCGTCGTGAACTGGCGCGTAAGTTGGCGGACTATCGGCGTATAGTGGTCAGCGTATCGGGAAAAGATGCCGATGTGGTTGCTTATGCCGATTTCCTGGCGGGGTTGGACTTGTCCGTGCCGCTGGTATATGCTTTCTTTACGTCTTATCGTGGAATGCAACCGTTAGAGCCTGCTTTGAACGAAGCCAGTGCCGTAGTGCTGGGACATTCTTCCGAGGCGGATATCCAACAGTATGTGGCAGGTGTCATCTTTGCCAAAGTGCCTGCCCAAGGCAAACTTTCCATGAGTATCGGAAGTCTTTATCAGGCCGGTGAGGGAAGTGTGATCACTCCGGGGATGAAGCCGGGAAGCATTATTCCCGAGGATTTTGGGATGAAGTCCAATGAGTTGCATCGCATTGATGCTATCGTTCGGGCGGGATTGGCTGCCGGAGCTTATCCCGGTTGCCAGGTGCTGGTGCTGAAAGACGGTCAGACGGTGTATGATAAATGCTTCGGCATACATTCCGATAAGGATACCACTGCTGTACGTCCTACGGATCTGTTCGACCTGGCTTCTCTGACAAAGACTACCGCAACGCTGCTTGCCGTGATGAAACTTTATGATGGTGGTAAGTTGAAACTGACGGATAAGGTTTCCCAATACTTACCTTTCCTGCGAAGTACGAATAAGAAGAATATTACAATTAAGGACTTGCTTCTTCACGAGTCCGGCCTGCCGCCTTATATTCGTTTCTATCTGGAGGCTATCGACCCGAACTCCGTGCATGGACCGTATGCCCAAAGTTGGGTGGATGAATGGCATCGCACGCGGGTAAGCGAACATAGCTATTATTGTTCGGACTTCAAGTTCAAGAAAGGACTGGTGTCGGAGAAAGAATCATCGGTTTACAACTTGCATGTAGCTGATAAGATGTGGTTGAATAAAAGCTTTAAGAATACCATCCTGCAAAAGATTGCCCGTTGCGAAATGGACAGTAAGCGGTATGTGTACAGTGATCTCGGCTTTATCCTGTTGCAACAGGTAGTAGAGTCAATTGTCAAGTTGCCGATGGACCTCTATCTGGCTAAGGAGTTCTATGCGCCTATGGGCTTGCAGCGTACCATGTACCTGCCTTTGCAGAAATACTCCAAAGAAGAGATAATGCCTACGGCTGCAAACGACTTCCTGCGTCGTCAGGACTTGTGTGGCTATGTGCATGATGAGGCTGCTGCCTGCATGGGTGGCATATCCGGTAATGCCGGTCTCTTCTCCACTGCCTCCGAAGTGGCTAAAATCTATCAGATGATATTGAACGGTGGCGAATGGAACGGTAAACGCTATCTGAGCGAAGCGACCTGCCGCCTGTTCACTACGGAAACTTCCGCTATCAGTCGCCGGGGATTGGGCTTCGACAAACCTAATCTGAAGGATTTGAAGAACAGTCCTTGTGCTGCCTCTGCTACCGCTGCCGTTTATGGGCATACCGGTTTCACGGGGACTTGCGTCTGGGTGGATCCTGAACACGGGACGGTGTACGTCTTCCTCAGTAACCGCCTGTGTCCCAATGTGTGGAATACGAAATTGGGTGAAATGAATATTCGCACGGATATACAGGAGGTGATTTATAAAAGTCTGAAATAG
- a CDS encoding aldo/keto reductase — MINPIYSPDSNRYDNGMKYRRCGRSGILLPEISLGLWHNFGDVNTLANSQAMAHYAFDQGITHFDLANNYGPSYGSAEETFGMIMKKSFMPYRDELFISTKAGHDMWPGPYGEWGSRKYLMNSLNQSLKRMNLDYVDIFYSHRYDPETPLEETLQALVDIVRQGKALYVGISKYPKEAAEFAYRYLEERDVHCLLYQGRYNMFNREPEEEGILQQAKENGTGFIAFSPLAQGLLTNRYLKGIPEDSRIAKGGFLKKEALTDETLKKIKALNEIATQRGQTLAEMALAWLLKDDMITSVIIGASSVAQLNDNLQSIKNTKFTAEELEKINQIDSLK, encoded by the coding sequence ATGATAAACCCCATTTACTCTCCCGACAGCAACCGGTATGACAATGGTATGAAGTACCGCCGGTGCGGACGAAGCGGCATCCTGCTGCCCGAAATATCCTTAGGCTTATGGCACAACTTCGGCGACGTAAACACGCTGGCCAATTCCCAGGCGATGGCACATTATGCTTTCGACCAAGGCATCACCCATTTCGACCTTGCCAACAACTACGGCCCATCCTACGGTTCTGCCGAAGAAACCTTCGGAATGATTATGAAGAAATCGTTCATGCCCTACCGGGACGAACTGTTCATTTCAACCAAAGCCGGTCATGACATGTGGCCCGGCCCATACGGTGAATGGGGGTCCAGAAAGTATCTGATGAACAGCCTCAACCAAAGTCTGAAACGGATGAATCTGGACTATGTAGACATCTTCTACTCGCACCGCTATGATCCGGAAACTCCATTGGAAGAAACACTGCAAGCTCTTGTTGACATTGTCCGACAAGGCAAAGCCTTATACGTGGGTATCTCCAAATATCCGAAAGAAGCTGCCGAATTTGCTTACCGCTATCTGGAAGAGAGAGATGTGCATTGCTTGCTTTATCAAGGAAGATATAATATGTTCAACCGGGAACCGGAAGAAGAAGGTATTCTGCAACAGGCCAAAGAAAACGGAACAGGTTTCATCGCCTTCTCACCGTTGGCACAAGGACTGCTGACGAACCGTTATCTGAAAGGTATTCCCGAAGACTCACGCATCGCCAAAGGCGGTTTCCTGAAAAAAGAAGCATTGACTGACGAGACACTGAAGAAGATAAAAGCCCTAAACGAAATTGCCACACAACGCGGACAAACTCTTGCTGAGATGGCTCTGGCATGGTTACTGAAAGATGATATGATTACTTCAGTCATTATCGGAGCAAGCTCTGTAGCACAGTTAAATGACAATCTGCAAAGTATCAAAAATACGAAATTCACGGCAGAAGAATTAGAAAAGATCAATCAGATAGATAGTCTGAAATAA
- a CDS encoding DUF4136 domain-containing protein codes for MKKLIPLLLVVLTFAACEKDPDTDKLDNKYLVYTNYDTKADFKAFQTYYMPDSILIIGDKKEAEYWKDESAQEILQAYATNMNNRGFVRVDDREEANLGLQVSYIKSTYYFNDYGRPEWWWNYPGYWDAPYWGNWGGWYYPYAVTYTYSTGSFITELLNLEATQGEKEKLPILWTSYMSGLLSGSTAVNTKLAVEGVNQAYTQSSYLTNK; via the coding sequence ATGAAGAAATTAATTCCCCTATTATTGGTGGTCTTGACTTTCGCAGCCTGCGAAAAAGACCCTGACACGGATAAGCTGGACAACAAGTATCTGGTTTATACCAACTATGACACGAAAGCTGATTTCAAAGCTTTCCAAACGTACTACATGCCGGACAGCATCCTTATCATCGGTGATAAGAAAGAAGCTGAATACTGGAAAGACGAGAGCGCTCAGGAGATTCTGCAAGCCTACGCTACCAATATGAACAATCGCGGTTTTGTCCGTGTAGACGATCGTGAAGAAGCCAACCTCGGTTTGCAGGTCAGCTACATCAAGAGCACTTACTACTTTAATGACTACGGACGTCCCGAATGGTGGTGGAACTACCCAGGCTACTGGGATGCACCTTACTGGGGTAACTGGGGCGGATGGTACTACCCGTATGCCGTGACCTATACTTACAGCACCGGTTCATTCATCACCGAGCTCCTCAACCTGGAAGCCACTCAAGGCGAAAAGGAAAAATTGCCCATACTCTGGACAAGCTATATGAGCGGATTGCTTAGCGGTTCTACAGCTGTAAACACCAAACTGGCCGTTGAAGGTGTGAACCAAGCCTACACTCAATCTTCCTACCTTACTAATAAGTAA